One genomic window of Caballeronia sp. SBC1 includes the following:
- a CDS encoding MBL fold metallo-hydrolase has translation MIFRQFFDPISNTYTYFIASRVGGEALIIDPVKEQLAIYLTAINSFGVRLVHAIDTHTHADHVTALGDLRDATQCTTIMGDLSKALCVSRQVSEGETLRVDGIELKALYTPGHTVESFSFVLDPIRPKAVFTGDVLLIRGTGRTDFQGGDARCSWDSIANKLFALPDDTTLYPAHDYQGRRSSSIGDEKRLNPRLAGKSQEEYVEIMNNLNLPDPRMMDVAIAANLACGQVQA, from the coding sequence ATGATTTTTCGCCAGTTTTTCGATCCGATTTCGAATACCTATACGTATTTTATTGCTTCACGCGTGGGTGGCGAGGCACTCATCATCGATCCCGTCAAAGAACAACTGGCGATCTATTTGACTGCGATTAACAGCTTTGGGGTGCGGCTTGTTCATGCGATCGATACGCACACGCACGCCGACCACGTGACTGCGCTAGGCGATCTTCGAGACGCCACGCAATGCACGACCATCATGGGCGATTTGTCGAAGGCGCTGTGCGTGTCGCGGCAAGTGAGCGAGGGCGAAACACTTCGCGTTGACGGCATCGAGCTGAAAGCGCTGTATACGCCTGGACATACCGTCGAGTCCTTTAGCTTCGTGCTTGATCCCATACGACCCAAGGCCGTTTTTACAGGCGACGTGCTGCTCATACGCGGGACCGGGCGCACCGATTTCCAGGGCGGCGATGCACGATGCTCCTGGGACTCGATCGCCAACAAGCTCTTCGCTTTACCTGATGACACGACGTTGTATCCGGCACATGACTACCAGGGCCGTAGGTCGTCAAGCATTGGCGACGAAAAGCGCCTGAATCCGCGCCTTGCCGGGAAGAGCCAGGAAGAGTACGTCGAGATCATGAACAATTTGAACTTGCCTGATCCAAGGATGATGGATGTCGCCATTGCCGCGAACCTTGCCTGTGGGCAAGTTCAGGCCTAG
- a CDS encoding TlpA disulfide reductase family protein — MRIGTFSFAWPPLVLFLSIAVAFVLGRKLARRDPDIDKALLWTLVAGFGVARVSFVLRYLPAYKGHVMSVLDIRDLGFDAFPGLIAGACVALWFVLRVRAIRRALVVAIASGAVAWSAASAAVASRGGPDLIPAISLADMSGRLQPLKSADGEPTVINLWATWCPPCQAEMPVLAAAQADNPHLRLIFVARQSG, encoded by the coding sequence ATGCGTATTGGAACTTTTAGTTTTGCCTGGCCACCGCTGGTTCTTTTTCTTAGTATTGCCGTTGCATTCGTGCTTGGCCGAAAGCTTGCACGGCGCGATCCGGATATCGACAAGGCGCTTCTCTGGACGCTCGTTGCGGGATTTGGCGTCGCACGGGTGTCGTTTGTGTTGCGCTACCTTCCCGCATACAAAGGGCACGTCATGTCGGTACTGGACATTCGGGATCTTGGCTTCGACGCATTTCCGGGGCTTATTGCGGGCGCATGCGTGGCGTTATGGTTCGTCTTGCGCGTCAGGGCAATTCGCCGGGCACTCGTTGTGGCGATTGCGTCAGGCGCCGTTGCATGGAGCGCTGCGAGCGCCGCGGTGGCTTCACGCGGAGGGCCAGACCTGATACCCGCAATCTCGCTGGCCGACATGAGCGGGCGGCTCCAGCCCCTCAAATCAGCCGATGGCGAACCGACCGTCATCAACCTGTGGGCGACATGGTGCCCACCTTGCCAAGCGGAAATGCCGGTTCTCGCTGCTGCCCAGGCCGACAATCCGCACCTTCGTCTGATCTTTGTGGCGCGACAATCTGGATGA
- the istB gene encoding IS21-like element helper ATPase IstB encodes MNLDIDATRLSLLLNDLRLPAIKQIWSSFAERSDTEGWPAARLLMALAEHEIAERDRRRVERHLRDAKLLPGKTLENFDFDAVPMVSRAHVSALCAGDGWLRNGTNLILLGPSGGGKSHLSSAIGLSLLEKGWKVLFARTTDLVQRLQVARRELALESAINRLDRFDLVILDDFAYVSKDQAETSVLFELISARYERRSLCITANQPFGEWDKVFPDRAMTVAAVDRLVHHSTIFELNVESYRRRTALQRKQQGPGRPASRATPKNVGVPPTQEDQHGIDLTE; translated from the coding sequence ATGAATCTCGACATCGACGCCACCCGCTTGTCGCTGCTGCTCAACGATTTGCGGCTGCCCGCCATCAAGCAGATCTGGTCCAGCTTTGCCGAGCGCTCCGACACGGAAGGCTGGCCGGCAGCACGCCTGCTGATGGCGCTGGCCGAACACGAGATCGCCGAGCGCGATCGACGCCGAGTCGAACGTCACCTCAGGGACGCCAAGCTCCTGCCGGGCAAGACACTGGAGAACTTCGATTTCGACGCGGTGCCAATGGTGTCGCGCGCGCACGTCTCGGCGCTTTGCGCGGGCGACGGCTGGTTGCGTAACGGCACCAACCTGATTCTTCTGGGGCCGAGCGGAGGGGGCAAATCGCACTTGTCGTCGGCCATCGGACTGAGCCTGCTGGAGAAGGGCTGGAAGGTCCTCTTCGCTCGCACTACCGACCTCGTGCAACGGTTGCAGGTCGCGCGCCGCGAGCTCGCGCTGGAGTCCGCCATCAACCGGCTGGATCGCTTCGACCTGGTCATCCTGGACGATTTCGCATATGTCAGCAAGGATCAGGCAGAGACGTCAGTGCTGTTCGAGCTCATCAGCGCCAGGTACGAGCGCCGTTCCCTTTGCATAACGGCCAACCAGCCGTTTGGCGAATGGGACAAGGTTTTCCCCGACCGGGCCATGACGGTGGCCGCCGTCGACCGGCTGGTCCATCACTCGACCATCTTTGAGCTGAACGTCGAAAGCTACCGTCGCCGTACTGCCCTGCAGCGCAAGCAGCAGGGACCGGGACGCCCGGCCAGTCGAGCGACACCAAAGAACGTTGGCGTGCCACCGACACAGGAGGATCAGCACGGCATCGACCTCACCGAATGA
- the istA gene encoding IS21 family transposase, whose translation MRLFMKYRLKEGPAQAAARAGFSAATGYRIDQDRRLPSKKKAPRARRRPDPLAAIFDTEIVPLLQCAPGIRPIAVLDEMLRRHPDLPGNVRRTLERRIRDWRALHGEEHDVMFRQVHEPGRLGLSDFTEMDSLGVTVAGVALDHRLYHFRLACSGFEHAHVILGGESYVALAEGLQNAIWALGGAPREHRSDSLSAAFRNLDADARKDLTTRYDALCAHYGMQPTRNNRGVAHENGSIESPHGHLKSAARDALLLRGSHDFDDLGSYRRFIDEIVGRINARNGKRIELERALLQPLPAQRTCDYEETRVYVTTTCGFVLRKVFYTVPSRLIGHHLRVRLYDDRLELFLGSTALMTLQRGRAGPKGKHGHVINYRHVIHALRRKPMALLNLVYRDQIFPREAYRLSFDRLLEQLPERQACRTMVELLSLAHEHNCEAQLAKALQQCLDDGRLPDLDALCSRFEAKPTSSMPEVNIQLAALSDYEALLDMATEVTA comes from the coding sequence ATGAGGCTCTTCATGAAGTACAGACTCAAGGAAGGACCAGCTCAAGCGGCTGCGCGCGCCGGGTTCAGCGCCGCCACGGGTTATCGCATCGATCAGGACCGGCGACTGCCATCGAAGAAGAAGGCACCACGTGCGCGTCGCCGTCCCGATCCCCTGGCGGCAATCTTTGACACAGAGATCGTGCCGCTGCTCCAGTGCGCTCCCGGCATCCGGCCGATAGCCGTACTGGACGAGATGCTTCGGCGCCATCCCGACCTTCCGGGCAACGTGCGCCGCACACTGGAGCGCCGTATTCGCGACTGGCGCGCACTCCATGGCGAGGAGCATGACGTTATGTTCCGTCAGGTACACGAACCCGGTCGTCTCGGGTTGTCCGACTTCACCGAGATGGACAGCTTGGGCGTCACCGTGGCGGGTGTCGCGCTTGACCACCGCCTCTATCACTTCCGGCTGGCCTGCTCGGGCTTTGAGCACGCTCACGTCATTCTCGGCGGCGAGAGCTATGTCGCGCTGGCCGAAGGGCTGCAGAACGCCATCTGGGCACTCGGGGGCGCGCCGCGCGAGCACCGCAGCGACAGCCTGTCGGCGGCGTTCCGCAATCTCGATGCCGACGCGCGCAAGGATCTGACCACGCGTTACGATGCGCTGTGCGCCCACTACGGCATGCAGCCCACACGCAACAACCGTGGCGTTGCCCACGAGAACGGCTCCATCGAGAGCCCTCATGGCCACCTCAAGAGCGCAGCGCGTGATGCGTTGCTTCTGCGCGGCAGTCACGACTTCGACGATCTTGGTTCCTATCGCCGCTTCATCGACGAGATCGTCGGTCGAATCAACGCGCGTAATGGCAAACGCATTGAGCTCGAGCGGGCACTGCTTCAGCCGCTTCCGGCCCAGCGTACGTGTGACTACGAGGAAACGCGCGTGTACGTCACGACCACCTGCGGCTTCGTCCTGCGCAAGGTGTTCTATACCGTCCCGTCCCGGCTGATCGGCCATCACCTGCGCGTGCGCCTGTACGACGACCGGCTGGAGCTGTTTCTGGGCAGTACGGCCCTGATGACACTGCAGCGCGGCCGTGCGGGTCCCAAGGGCAAGCACGGCCATGTCATCAACTACCGGCACGTCATCCACGCGCTGCGCCGCAAGCCCATGGCACTGCTCAACCTGGTCTACCGCGATCAGATCTTTCCGCGCGAGGCGTATCGCCTGAGCTTCGATCGCCTGCTCGAGCAGCTCCCGGAGCGTCAGGCATGCAGGACCATGGTAGAACTGCTCAGCCTGGCCCACGAGCACAACTGCGAAGCCCAACTGGCCAAGGCGCTGCAACAGTGCCTGGACGATGGACGGTTACCCGATCTCGACGCACTGTGTTCGCGCTTCGAAGCGAAGCCGACGAGCAGCATGCCAGAGGTGAACATCCAGCTCGCCGCGCTGAGCGACTACGAAGCCCTGCTTGACATGGCAACGGAGGTGACGGCATGA